In Azoarcus sp. PA01, the sequence TACGACGGCTCGCCCGAAGCGCTCGAGCAGGTGCGGATCAATGTCGAGCGCTCGGGCGAGATCGGCCAGCTGGTGGCGGCCAACTATCAGTCGAGCATCCTCTTCGTGCCGCTCCAGGACACGATCGCCGAGACCGGCGAGCGCATCGACTACCACGCGCTCTCCCAGCGCATCGAGGCGCTGCGCGCGAAATACGAGTCGGACACGATCAAGATCCACGTCACCGGCTTTGCCAAGGTGGTCGGCGACCTGATCGAGGGGCTGCAGCAGGTGATAATGTTCTTCGCTGTCGCGATCCTCATCTGCACCGCGGTGCTGTACTGGTACACCCGCTGCCTGCGCAGCACGCTCTTGGTGGTGGCGTGCTCGGTGGTGGCCGTGGTGTGGCTGCTGGGCCTGTTGCCCACGCTCGGCTACGAGCTCGACCCGTACTCGGTGCTGGTGCCTTTCCTGGTCTTCGCCATCGGCATGAGCCACGGTGCGCAGAAGATGAACGGCATCATGCAGGACATCGGGCGCGGCACGCACAGCCTGGTGGCGGCTCGCTACACCTTCCGCCGTCTGTTCCTGGCCGGGATGACCGCGCTCCTGGCCGACGCGGTCGGCTTTGCGGTGCTGATGGTCATCGACATCCAGGTCATCCAGGATCTGGCGGTCACCGCCAGCATCGGCGTCGCGGTGCTGATCTTCACCAACCTCGTGCTGCTACCGATCCTGCTCTCCTACACCGGGGTGAGCGCCGTCGCCGCCCAGCGCAGCCTCAAGGCCGAGCTCCTCGAGGCGAGCGGCGCCCAGGCCAAGCACCCGTTCTGGGCGTTCCTCGATCTCTTCACGCAGCGCAAGTGGGCGACGATCGCGGTGCTCGCGGGACTGGCGATGGGGGCGGTGGGGCTCGCGGCGAGCTTCCAGCTCAAGATCGGCGACACCGACCCGGGGGCGCCCGAGCTGCGCCCGGACTCGCGCTACAACCGCGACAACGCCTTCATGACCGCCAACTACGCGGCGAGCAGCGACGTCTACATCGTCATGGTGCGCACGCCCCAATACGCGTGCGGCCAGTACGACACGCTGATGGCGGTCGATGCGCTCGAGCGCGAGCTGCAGCAGCTGCCCGGGGTCGAGACGACCAGCTCGCTGGCGGGGCTCGCCAAGGCGTCGAACGCCGGCATGAACGAAGGGAGCCTCAAGTGGTTCGAGATCCCGCGCTCGCAGGAGATGCTCAACGCGATCATCACCCGCGCCCCGCGCGAGATGTTCAACCAGAACTGCGATCTTCTGACCGTGTATGCCTACCTCAAGGACCACAAGGCCGACACGCTCACGAGCGTGGTCAAGGTGGTCGAGGCGTTCGCCGCCCGCCACGACACCGACGCGGTGCGCTTTCTGAACGCCGCCGGCAACGCGGGCATCGAGGCGGCGACCAACATCATCGTGAAGAAGGCCAACGTGCAGATGCTGTTCCTCGTCTATGCGGCGGTGATCGTGCTCGCGTTCATCACGTTCCGCTCGTGGCGCGCCGTGGTGTGCGCGGTGGTGCCGCTGATGATCACCTCGGTGCTGTGCGAGGCGTTGATGGTGTGGCTCAACATCGGCGTCAAGGTCGCGACCTTGCCGGTGATTGCGCTCGGGGTCGGCATCGGCGTCGATTACGCGCTCTACGTGATGACCGTCACGCTCGCGCGCCTCAAGGAGGGCATGAGCCTGTCGGAAGCCTATTACAAGGCGCTCACCTTCACCGGCAAGGTGGTGGTGCTCACCGGCATCACGCTGGGGCTGGCCGTGGCCACCTGGGCGTGGTCGCCGATCAAGTTCCAGGCCGACATGGGGATCCTGCTCGCCTTCATGTTCATCTGGAACATGCTCGGCGCCCTGATCCTGCTGCCCGCGCTCGGGCATTTCCTGCTGCGACCGAAAAAAATGGCGCTGGCCTGACCCTACGGAGGATCATGAAATGTACCGTCACATCCTGGTGCCGCTCGATGGTTCGGAGCTGACGAGCTCGCTGGTGGCGCAGGCGGTGGAGTTCGCCGGCAGCCTCGGGGCGCGCGTCACCTTTTTTACGATGGTCGAGGATTACGGCGCGACCCAGGAGGGGGCGCTGATGCGCACGCTCTCTCCCGAAGCGTTCGAAAAGGAGTTGAAGCACCGCGCGTCGGCCGTCATTTCCGACGCCGTGGCGGCGGGCCAGGCCGCGCAGCTCGCCTGCGAAGGGGTCGTACGGATAGGCACCGACCCCTGCGAGGAGATTCTTCACGTTGCCCGGGAAAAAGCGTGCGACCTGATTTACATGGCGTCGCATGGTCGACGCGGCCTGAAGGCCCTCGCGCTCGGATCGCAAACCCACAAAGTCCTGACCCACTCGCCTCTGCCGGTGTTTGTAGCCAAAGCCCACCCGTCATGTTGATCAGAACTATTTGCTTCGGTCTCCTCCGAAGACTTTCGGGGCGGTTGCAGGGCCCCTTTTTTTTACCCGCAGGACGAACACGGTTTCTGGCGCTGGCCAAATGACTCAACTACCTTCACCTTCGGTCATTTTATATTTTTCGCATCGGTACGCGAGTTGAGAACGAGTGATCCCAAGCAGGCGTGCCGCAGCGGAGTAATTGCCCTTCGACATGGAAACTGCATTTTCGACTAAAGTTTGTTCTATTTTCTCCAGCGAGAGAGTCGTGTCATTGCCTTGAAACTGCAATAATAACTGGAACAAATCCTTCGCCTCGGAAGATTTTTCGTCGACTTCGATTTTGTCATTCTTGAGCATCGCGCGCCCTGTTCCCAGAGCGATGGACAGCACATCTCGGGGGAGGGCTTCGCCGCTCGTGAATAGATTCGACAAATCAATGACCCCGCCATCATAAGCCGATATGACTCCGCGCTCGACCAGATTTTGCAGTTCCCGAATGTTCCCTGGAAACTCATAGTTGAGAAAAGCCTTGATGACTGCGGGAGAAAAACCGATCACCTGACGATTATATTTATCGCAATAAAAATTCAAGAAGTGATTCATTAGCAGCGGTATGTCATCCTTGCGCGAACGCAGCGGCGGCAATTGAATGGGAAATACGTTGAGCCGATAGAACAAATCCTCGCGGAAACTGCCCTCGCGAACAGCCTGGCGCAAGTCCACGTTGGTAGCGGCGACCACCCTCACATCGATGCGAATACAACATTCCCCCCCCACTCGCTCGATCTCTCCTTCTTGCAGAGCGCGCAGCAGCTTTCCTTGCGCAATGGGGCTCAAGGTGCCGATTTCATCCAAAAACAACGTTCCCTTGTTCGCACGCTCAAAGCGCCCGGCACGCGAGGCGCTCGCTCCGGTATAGGCCCCACGCTCAACCCCGAATAACTCCGCTTCAATCAGCGTGTCTGGAATCGCCGCACAGTTCACCGCGACAAAGGGTTGATCCGCTCGCGGACTAATGCGGTGGAGCATGTTGGCAAACATTTCCTTCCCGACCCCTGACTCCCCGGTGAATAAAACAGTCGCGTCAGTTTGCGCCACGCGCCGAAGTTGATGGCACGCAGAGTTAAAGGCAGCTGAGGCGCCAATCATGGCAGTCTGGTACGGCGCCATCGCCGAATCATTTTTCAGGTCATTTGAAAAATCCCCAGCCGCTGTCACTGTCGAAGCGCGGGAAGCCGGAGAACCGACAAAATCCTCGGCATTGAGACGGCGCATATCTTCTGCAATGTCATCCCATAAATCGGCTGATTTGACCACCAACCGGCAAACCGAATCTCCCATCGAGCGGCAACTGATCTCTCGTGCAATCACAAGCTGGCCCAACAACGTGCTCCCATGCCCCATCGCATAGCCGGTCAACATCCAGCAGGTAGCCGAAGTGCCGAGACCATAGGCGGCGATATGTTCGTCCGCCTCGATCGAGTGGTGCCACAAGTACTCACCATCGAACTGCCCTTTTTCCTGATCGAAATGGAACCGTACTGGCTCCACCCTGACCATGCCTTCGAATGAATGCAGTTGCGCTTTATACAATGCAGTCAAAGGGGCGCCTGGCCACCGCGACTGCTCTATGCGCGCATCGCGGGCGCCTGCAATATAGCCCATACGCGTAAACAACCCACGCGCCTTCTCCACCCCGAGGCTATCGATCAGCTCGCGACGCAACGCCCCGAATGCGCTGCCGTGCAGCAATATCATGCGCTGATCGCTGAGCCAGATGTACCCCTCCTCGGGCGAAAACGACAAGCACGACGTAACGTCTTCGAGTGGCAGACGGACATTCCTGCTCAATTCTTCAAAAGCCCCGAACTGTTCCACAGGAGCGCCCATTTTTTTCTCACGCTGTGTCTCCTTCACCGTCTCCTCCTGTTTTTCTAAATTCCGCCGTCTTTAACTATCGGCATATTGATGATTTTATGAACTGGTTTCAAGAGCCCGGAGTGGTGCACTGCATTAACTTTTTAACTTGCAGGACAATATTTCCATTCTTTTGCCGTGTCATCGCCATGTTGTCACGCAGCATTCCTCTTAAAAAATGTGTTTGGCACTAGTCTTGCTTCACAGCAGCACCAGGCAAACGACGTTCAACTGCGAAGGGTCATTAAAGCCCACTACCGTGCTGCTTACGATGCTTACGAACTTGGCAAGACCGGATTGACGCTCTAATCGAAAACAGCTTAATAAAACAGGGATGCTTCGATGATCAAAGAAGGCGATTTGTTATGGACCCCCAGCGCCCACTGCGTTGAAAACGCGAACGTAACGAGATTCATGAAATGGCTGCAGGATGCGCGCAGCTCGAATTTCGCGAGTTATGCCGATCTGTGGCAGTGGTCGGTAACCGACCTGGAGGGATTCTGGGGCGCGCTCTGGGATTATTTCTCGCTTGAATCCTCCGCGCCGATTTCGCGCGCGCTCGCCGATCGCAAGATGCCCGGCGCGCAATGGTTTCCCGGCGCAAGGCTGAACTACGCGCAGCACATTCTGCGGCAGGAGCGCGCCGGCGAAGACGCGCTGATGTATCTGAGCGAAAGCCAGCCTCTGACCGCGATGTCTTGGGAGAATCTGGCGAGCCAAGTGCGCATCCTCGCGACCCAATTGCGGCGGCTCGGCGTCAAACCCGGCGACCGGGTGGTCGCCTATATGCCCAATATCCCGCAGGCCATCGTCGCGATGCTGGCGACGACGAGCATCGGCGCGGTGTGGGCGAGTTGTTCGCCGGACTTCGGCTCTCAGGGCGTTCTCGACCGCGTCACCCAGCTCGCGCCGAAAGTGCTGTTTTGCGTCGACGGCTACCGCTACGGCGGCAAGGCTTTCGACCGCCGCGGCGAGGTGCAGGAGATTCTCGGCGCGCTCGACAGCATCGAACACGTCATACACTTGGCGTACTTGGACACGCACAACGCCGCCCCGGCGGACGCGCGGGTGCGGTCGTGGGAAACCTTGCTGGATCACCCGCCGGTACCGGCCGACGAGTTCCGGTTCGAACAGGTACCCTTCGATCATCCGCTGTGGATACTGTTCTCGTCCGGCACGACCGGCCTGCCCAAGGCCATCGTGCACAGCCATGGCGGCATCCTCCTCGAAATGCACAAGCTGCTCGCCTTCCACATGGACATTCACGCCGGCGAGCGCACCTTCTTCTTCACCACCACCGGCTGGATGATGTGGAACGTGGTCGCAAGCTCGCTGCTGGTGGGGGCGTGCCCGGTACTCTATGACGGCAATCCCGCCTATCCGACCCCCGACGTGCTGTGGAAGATGGCCCAGGACTGCGGTGCCAGTTTCTTCGGCGCCAGCCCGACCTACGTCGACATCATGGACAAGGCCGGGATCGTGCCCGGAGCCAGGTACGACCTGTCGAAACTGCGTGCGATCATGCCGGCTGGCTCGCCGGTGTCGCCCGAGTGCACCGCCTGGTTTTACGACAACGTCAAGAAAGACCTGTGGATCGCCACCGGCAGCGGCGGTACCGACTGCTGCACCGGCTTCGTCGGCGGCGTGCCGATCCTGCCTGTCTATGCCGGCGAGATTCAGGCGCCGTCGCTCGGCGTCGCCGCGGCGGCGTTCAACGAGCGCGGCGAACCCGTCGTCGATGAAGTCGGGGAGCTGGTGATCACCGAGCCTTTGCCGTCGATGCCGATCGGCTTCTGGAACGACCCCGGGCATGTGCGCTACCGGGAAGCCTATTTCGAGGAATTCCCGGGCGTGTGGCGCCACGGCGATTTCTTCCGCATCAATGGGCGCGGGGGCTGCTTCGTGCTCGGTCGCTCGGACGCAACGCTGAACCGCCAAGGCGTGCGCATCGGCACCGCGGAGATCTATCGCGCCCTGGCCACGCTCGACGAGGTCGAGGATGCGCTGATCGTGAACCTCGACTTGCCACAAAACCAGTTTTTCATGCCGCTGTTCGTGAAATTGTCGGTCGGCGCCCACCTGGACGCGGATCTGGAAAAGCGCATCAACACGCTGCTGCGCAAGGAATACACGCCGCGTCATGTGCCGGACCGGATCCTCGAAGTGCCTTGCATCCCGGCCACCCTCACGGGCAAGAAAATGGAAGTACCGGTGCGCAAGATCCTGATGGGCCTTCCGGTCGAAAAAGCGGTCAATCGGAACACCATGGGCAACCCCCAGGCGCTCGATTTTTTCCTCCATTACGCGAAGACCCAGCAGGACTATTCGCTGGGCTGACAGCGCACGGCAGTCATAAGATCCGGAGACAATTATGACCGACAAGCCCAAACCCAAGGTGCTTTTCATCGCCACGCGGGACACCAAGGAACAGGAAGCGAAATACATCAGGGAATGCCTGGAAGGGGCGGGGGTAGAGGTCTATCACCTGGACCCCAGCGTCCGCCGCACGCTGGACGAACAGGCGGAGATCGGACCCGAAGAAATCGCCGCCGCCGCGGACATGACGATGCCGGCAATCCGCGCGCTCAAGCACGAAGGCTTGTGTCTGGAAGTGATGACCCGGGGGGCGCTCAAGTGCGCTCACGCGCTGCACCATGACGTGGGTTTGAGCGGCATTCTCGGCCTCGGCGGCTCGATGGGGACGGCGCTTGCGACCAGGATCATGCAGACCTTTCCCTATGGGCTGCCCAAAGTCATGATTTCCACCATGGCCTCGGGGATGACTCGCCCGTTCGTCGGCGCCAAGGACATCGTGATGGTGAACCCGGTGTGCGACATTTCCGGGCTCAATTCGATCACCCGCAGCGCCTTCCGTAATGGCGCGCTCGCCGCGGCGGCGATGGCCCACGACTACCAGTCGGTGGAAACCGGAAACAAGCCGCTGGTCACCATCTCGACGCTCGGTACCACGGAGAAATGCAGCGCGCGCGTGCGGCAGTCGCTGGAGCAGCAAGGGTTCGAGGTCATGGTTTTTCACACCCTCGGCACCGGCGGTGCGGCGATGGAGCAGATCATCCGCGAGCGCGACGTCGCGGTGGTCATCGACCTTTCGCTGATCGAGGTCAGCGAATACCTCCACGGCGGCTTGTGCGCGACCGGTCCCGAGCGCGGCAAGGCCGCGCTGGAGAAAGGCGTGCCGACGATTTTCGCCCCCGGCAACCTCGATTTCCTCGTTGCCGGACCGCTGGCCGAAGCCAAAGTGCGATTCCCCGGCAAGCGTTATCACGAGCATAACCCGGCCCTCACCGCGGTCCGCGCCGAAGCCCAGGAATTCCGCAACGATGCCGAGCATATGGCAGCCCTGATCGAGGACGCCAAGGGGCCAGTCAGCTTCTTCGTGCCGCTGCAAGGTTTTTCGAACCACGACAGCCCCGATGGCCATCTCCACGATCCGTCGCTGCCGCCGGTGTTCGCTGCGCACCTGAAGCAGAAGATGCGGGCCGACGTGCCGGTGGTCGAGTTACCCCTGCATATCAACGACGAAAAATTCGCCGACGCTTTGGTCGAGCAGGCCATCGCCTATTCCCGCATTCGCAGTGAGGCTGCCAGCAAATGAAACTGACCAACGAAGATGTGAACGAGATTCTGCAGCTGCTGGATGCGGGACCTTTCGACGAACTGAACCTGCAGACCTTGCGCTTCAAGTTGCAATTGCGGCGCGGCGGCGACGGCACGTGGACGCAGGAAGCGCAGATCCTCTCCGCGCCCAATCTGCTGGCCCCGGCCACTGCGGCCGCCACACCGGCCGCTTCCGATGCGCCGCAGGCGCAACACTCCACGCAGGCTGAAGCGGAGCACCTCGTTCCGGTGCGCACGCCCTTGCTGGGGACCTTCTACCGGGCGCCCAAGCCGGGCGCGCCCGCCTTCGTCGAAGTGGGCAGCCGTGTCGAGAAAAACACCCTGGTCGGCATCGTCGAAACGATGAAGCTGATGAACTCGATTTACGCTGGAACGGCCGGGAAGGTCGTGGAAATCTGCGCGCAGGATGCGGCCACCGTCGAGCACGACGCGGTGCTGATGCGCATCGAGCCGGAGGGCGCATGACGATACGCCGCATTCTCATCGCCAACCGCGGCGAGATCGCGGTGCGCATCGTGCGCACCTGCCAGCGCCTCGGCATCGAAACCGTCCTCGCCGCCTCCGAGGCCGATCTCGACTCGCAGGCGGCGCGCCTGGCCGACCACACGATCTGCATCGGGCCGGCGAAATCGTCCGCGAGCTACCTCGACGTCGACGCCGTCGTCGGCGCCGCGCGTGCGGCGAAAGCCGATGCGATCCATCCCGGATACGGCTTCCTGTCCGAGAACCAGCGCCTCGCCCAGGCCTGCACCGCCGCGGGGATCGTTTTCATCGGACCGACCGAGGCGCAGCTCGATGCCGTCGGCGACAAGCTCAAGGCGCGCAGCCACGCGCTCGCCGCCGGACTTCCGGTGGTGCCGGGCGGCGAAGTCGACAGCGTCGAGGAAGCGCGGGCCCTAGCTGAAAAAACGGGCTGGCCGGTCCTGATCAAGGCCGTCAGCGGCGGCGGCGGCCGCGGCATGAAGCTGGTGCACGAGCCGGACAAGCTCGCGGCGACGATCGAACTGGCGATGGCCGAAGCCCACGCTTCGTTCGGCGATCCCCGTGTCTATCTGGAGCGCTATGTCGCGTCCGGCCGCCACGTCGAAGTGCAGGTGCTGGGCGATGGCGAGAACGTGATTCATCTGGGCACGCGCGACTGTTCGATCCAGCGCCGCTACCAGAAGCTGGTCGAGGAAGCCCCGGCTCCGAACCTGCGCGACGGACTGCGGGCCGCAATGCACGAGGCCGCCATCACTTTCGCGAAGCATCTCGAATACCGCGGGCTGGGCACCGTCGAACTGCTGGTCGACTGCGAGCGCGACACCTTCTACTTCCTCGAAATGAACGCGCGCATTCAGGTCGAGCATCCGGTCACCGAAGCGATCTGCGGGCTCGACCTGGTCGCCGAGCAAATCGCGGTCGCTGAAGGAAAGCCGCTGCGTCTGACGCAGGACGACGTGCGTCTCGCCGGGCACGCGATCGAGTGCCGCATCAACGCCGAAGACTGGACGCAGGATTTTCGCCCCAGCCCGGGTACGGTGAGCCGCGCGGTGTTTCCGCTCGGCGAAGGCGTGCGCATCGATACGCACATCCAGACAGGCGCCCGCGTGCCGCCGTTCTACGACTCCCTCCTTGCCAAGCTGATCGTCCAGGGCGCCGACCGCGCCCAGGCTCTCCAGCGCCTGCGCCATGCGCTGGCGCAGTGCGAGATTTCCGGCGTGAGCACCAACCTGCCAATGCACATCGAACTGATGCAGCAGGAGGAATTCGCCCGCGGCGGCGTGAACACCGCTTATTTCCCGTGGTTCCTGGAAAACCGGGCGACCGCATTGCGCGACCCGTGTGTCGCGAAAGGAAGCTGACATGGCCCATCTCCAGCTCATCGACACCTCGATCCGCGACGGCAACCAGAGCCTGTGGGGCGCAACCGGGCTCAATACCCCGCAGATCCTGTCGATCGCCCCGATCCTCGACCGGGTCGGTTTCCGTGCCATCAATTACGCCTCGAGCACGCACATGGGGATGGCGATCAAGACCCACCGCGAAGATCCGTGGGAGCGCATCCGCCTCACCCACGCGGCGATGCCCAACACCCCGTTGGAATTCATCGGCACCGGGCTGCGCTTCATCTCCTGGGAGAGCCAGCACCCCGAGTTCATGCAGCTCGTGTATGACCGGCTCGTGATCAACGGCATTTCGCGCTTCATCGTCATGGACCCGATGAACGATGCGCAGGCCATGCTCGAATCGGCGCAGATGATGCGCAAGGCCGGCGCCAGCGAGATCATCGCCGCCCTGACCTACACCATCAGCGTCGTGCACGACGATGCCTACTACGCCAGCTTCGCCGCACAGCTGGCCC encodes:
- a CDS encoding acetoacetate--CoA ligase, with translation MIKEGDLLWTPSAHCVENANVTRFMKWLQDARSSNFASYADLWQWSVTDLEGFWGALWDYFSLESSAPISRALADRKMPGAQWFPGARLNYAQHILRQERAGEDALMYLSESQPLTAMSWENLASQVRILATQLRRLGVKPGDRVVAYMPNIPQAIVAMLATTSIGAVWASCSPDFGSQGVLDRVTQLAPKVLFCVDGYRYGGKAFDRRGEVQEILGALDSIEHVIHLAYLDTHNAAPADARVRSWETLLDHPPVPADEFRFEQVPFDHPLWILFSSGTTGLPKAIVHSHGGILLEMHKLLAFHMDIHAGERTFFFTTTGWMMWNVVASSLLVGACPVLYDGNPAYPTPDVLWKMAQDCGASFFGASPTYVDIMDKAGIVPGARYDLSKLRAIMPAGSPVSPECTAWFYDNVKKDLWIATGSGGTDCCTGFVGGVPILPVYAGEIQAPSLGVAAAAFNERGEPVVDEVGELVITEPLPSMPIGFWNDPGHVRYREAYFEEFPGVWRHGDFFRINGRGGCFVLGRSDATLNRQGVRIGTAEIYRALATLDEVEDALIVNLDLPQNQFFMPLFVKLSVGAHLDADLEKRINTLLRKEYTPRHVPDRILEVPCIPATLTGKKMEVPVRKILMGLPVEKAVNRNTMGNPQALDFFLHYAKTQQDYSLG
- the accB gene encoding acetyl-CoA carboxylase biotin carboxyl carrier protein gives rise to the protein MKLTNEDVNEILQLLDAGPFDELNLQTLRFKLQLRRGGDGTWTQEAQILSAPNLLAPATAAATPAASDAPQAQHSTQAEAEHLVPVRTPLLGTFYRAPKPGAPAFVEVGSRVEKNTLVGIVETMKLMNSIYAGTAGKVVEICAQDAATVEHDAVLMRIEPEGA
- a CDS encoding acetyl-CoA carboxylase biotin carboxylase subunit; protein product: MTIRRILIANRGEIAVRIVRTCQRLGIETVLAASEADLDSQAARLADHTICIGPAKSSASYLDVDAVVGAARAAKADAIHPGYGFLSENQRLAQACTAAGIVFIGPTEAQLDAVGDKLKARSHALAAGLPVVPGGEVDSVEEARALAEKTGWPVLIKAVSGGGGRGMKLVHEPDKLAATIELAMAEAHASFGDPRVYLERYVASGRHVEVQVLGDGENVIHLGTRDCSIQRRYQKLVEEAPAPNLRDGLRAAMHEAAITFAKHLEYRGLGTVELLVDCERDTFYFLEMNARIQVEHPVTEAICGLDLVAEQIAVAEGKPLRLTQDDVRLAGHAIECRINAEDWTQDFRPSPGTVSRAVFPLGEGVRIDTHIQTGARVPPFYDSLLAKLIVQGADRAQALQRLRHALAQCEISGVSTNLPMHIELMQQEEFARGGVNTAYFPWFLENRATALRDPCVAKGS
- a CDS encoding sigma 54-interacting transcriptional regulator; this translates as MKETQREKKMGAPVEQFGAFEELSRNVRLPLEDVTSCLSFSPEEGYIWLSDQRMILLHGSAFGALRRELIDSLGVEKARGLFTRMGYIAGARDARIEQSRWPGAPLTALYKAQLHSFEGMVRVEPVRFHFDQEKGQFDGEYLWHHSIEADEHIAAYGLGTSATCWMLTGYAMGHGSTLLGQLVIAREISCRSMGDSVCRLVVKSADLWDDIAEDMRRLNAEDFVGSPASRASTVTAAGDFSNDLKNDSAMAPYQTAMIGASAAFNSACHQLRRVAQTDATVLFTGESGVGKEMFANMLHRISPRADQPFVAVNCAAIPDTLIEAELFGVERGAYTGASASRAGRFERANKGTLFLDEIGTLSPIAQGKLLRALQEGEIERVGGECCIRIDVRVVAATNVDLRQAVREGSFREDLFYRLNVFPIQLPPLRSRKDDIPLLMNHFLNFYCDKYNRQVIGFSPAVIKAFLNYEFPGNIRELQNLVERGVISAYDGGVIDLSNLFTSGEALPRDVLSIALGTGRAMLKNDKIEVDEKSSEAKDLFQLLLQFQGNDTTLSLEKIEQTLVENAVSMSKGNYSAAARLLGITRSQLAYRCEKYKMTEGEGS
- a CDS encoding MMPL family transporter; this encodes MAVAHALPAEAVIANLANFDTRSGSLGERLLFNNRLVIVALCLLATVVLGYQALGLKLNAAFDKMIPTSHPYVANFLDNRSQLAGMGNSLRIAVATTEGDIFNAEYLDTVRKMSDELFLMPGVDRPYMKSLWAPAVRWTGVTEEGLDGGPVIPDDYDGSPEALEQVRINVERSGEIGQLVAANYQSSILFVPLQDTIAETGERIDYHALSQRIEALRAKYESDTIKIHVTGFAKVVGDLIEGLQQVIMFFAVAILICTAVLYWYTRCLRSTLLVVACSVVAVVWLLGLLPTLGYELDPYSVLVPFLVFAIGMSHGAQKMNGIMQDIGRGTHSLVAARYTFRRLFLAGMTALLADAVGFAVLMVIDIQVIQDLAVTASIGVAVLIFTNLVLLPILLSYTGVSAVAAQRSLKAELLEASGAQAKHPFWAFLDLFTQRKWATIAVLAGLAMGAVGLAASFQLKIGDTDPGAPELRPDSRYNRDNAFMTANYAASSDVYIVMVRTPQYACGQYDTLMAVDALERELQQLPGVETTSSLAGLAKASNAGMNEGSLKWFEIPRSQEMLNAIITRAPREMFNQNCDLLTVYAYLKDHKADTLTSVVKVVEAFAARHDTDAVRFLNAAGNAGIEAATNIIVKKANVQMLFLVYAAVIVLAFITFRSWRAVVCAVVPLMITSVLCEALMVWLNIGVKVATLPVIALGVGIGVDYALYVMTVTLARLKEGMSLSEAYYKALTFTGKVVVLTGITLGLAVATWAWSPIKFQADMGILLAFMFIWNMLGALILLPALGHFLLRPKKMALA
- a CDS encoding Tm-1-like ATP-binding domain-containing protein; the protein is MTDKPKPKVLFIATRDTKEQEAKYIRECLEGAGVEVYHLDPSVRRTLDEQAEIGPEEIAAAADMTMPAIRALKHEGLCLEVMTRGALKCAHALHHDVGLSGILGLGGSMGTALATRIMQTFPYGLPKVMISTMASGMTRPFVGAKDIVMVNPVCDISGLNSITRSAFRNGALAAAAMAHDYQSVETGNKPLVTISTLGTTEKCSARVRQSLEQQGFEVMVFHTLGTGGAAMEQIIRERDVAVVIDLSLIEVSEYLHGGLCATGPERGKAALEKGVPTIFAPGNLDFLVAGPLAEAKVRFPGKRYHEHNPALTAVRAEAQEFRNDAEHMAALIEDAKGPVSFFVPLQGFSNHDSPDGHLHDPSLPPVFAAHLKQKMRADVPVVELPLHINDEKFADALVEQAIAYSRIRSEAASK
- a CDS encoding universal stress protein; this translates as MYRHILVPLDGSELTSSLVAQAVEFAGSLGARVTFFTMVEDYGATQEGALMRTLSPEAFEKELKHRASAVISDAVAAGQAAQLACEGVVRIGTDPCEEILHVAREKACDLIYMASHGRRGLKALALGSQTHKVLTHSPLPVFVAKAHPSC